In Triticum urartu cultivar G1812 chromosome 6, Tu2.1, whole genome shotgun sequence, the following proteins share a genomic window:
- the LOC125515878 gene encoding uncharacterized protein LOC125515878 produces the protein MSDSTHRERSCCGSLFTFLVAAGFVILIYWAIFQPHHIRATVSSATLANLTVARDNATVSYRLTVGLELYNPSLRVPIYYDALDAELRAGGGGAPLGGPAARVASSPAEFLQRRKSADTVRLEFDGSGGVGVPGDVAGELARGAGAGAVSFEVDVDARVRYRFASIKIRQKPRIWCWLTVPVKPEGGVGVGGALASGERCSVKY, from the coding sequence ATGTCCGACAGCACCCACCGCGAGAGATCCTGCTGCGGCAGCCTGTTCACCTTCCTCGTCGCCGCCGGCTTCGTCATCCTCATCTACTGGGCCATCTTCCAGCCGCACCACATCCGCGCGACGGTCAGCTCCGCCACGCTCGCCAACCTCACCGTGGCCCGCGACAACGCCACCGTCTCCTACCGCCTCACCGTCGGGCTCGAGCTCTACAACCCCAGCCTCCGCGTGCCCATCTACTACGACGCGCTCGACGCCGAGCTCcgcgccggcggcggcggcgcccccCTCGGCGGCCCCGCTGCCCGCGTCGCCTCCTCCCCGGCGGAGTTCCTGCAGCGCAGGAAGAGCGCCGACACGGTCAGGCTGGAGTTCGACGGGAGCGGCGGCGTCGGCGTCCCCGGCGACGTCGCCGGGGAGCTAGCGAGGGGGGCGGGCGCGGGGGCCGTGAGCTTTGAGGTGGACGTGGATGCGCGGGTGCGCTACAGGTTCGCCAGCATCAAGATCCGCCAGAAGCCGAGGATTTGGTGCTGGCTCACGGTTCCGGTCAAGCCGGAGGGTGGCGTCGGCGTCGGCGGCGCTCTGGCCTCCGGCGAGCGTTGTAGCGTTAAGTACTGA